GGGTTCTCAAGAAGGACCTCAAACGCATCGCCAAAGCAACAGGAGGTAGGGTGGAAGGGTGCTGAAGTTTGTGCTGATTGGCTTTTGTGTTACTTGTCTTTACATCAAGCCCTAATATTCAGTGATTTAAACAAATTAATATCATGGTGACGTTAGTTATGTCTGTCCATTCTCAGCCACCATGTGCCCTTCTCTGACCAAtctggagggagaggagacgtTTGAGGCCACTATGCTTGGCCAGGCTGAAGAGGTCGTGCAGGAACGCATCTGTGATGACGAGCTCATCCTTGTCAAGAAGTAAGAACTGCAACTATATATAGCAATGCTATATACTTGATACTGTACTATAAAATACTCCTGACACAATGCTGAGCCATATTGTTTGTCAGTACAACTGTAGGGTGAGGATATTTCAGTGCATGCAATTGTTCTGGCAGGAGTTGTGAACTGAGTGTGAAAAATTTGTTCTGTTGAGGTCAGAAGTCCGTCTAATGTTTGCATACATGTAAAGGTTCTACAGTCTGACACATGTTAACTGTACTGGTTCTGTTTTCTCCTAACTCTGAAAACGCTCAGTACCAAAGCTCGCACATCAGCATCCATCATATTGCGCGGGGCCAACGACTTCATGTGTGACGAGATGGAGCGTTCGCTGCATGATGCCCTCTGTGTGGTCAAAAGGGTGCTGGAGTCAAAGTCTTTAGTTCCAGGAGGAGGCGCTGTTGAGGCAGCTCTGTCAATCTACCTTGAGAATTATGCTACCAGCATGGTGAGCCACATATAAAAACACctatgaaaaatgtgtttgtcgAGCATGCAGCTGTTTGGTATCTGCGGTTGGGtgcctcttttttttaagagaTGATTTTCATTGAGTGTAGTGTTGATTGTAACCCAATTTTGCCAATGCTTAAATGTTACTCATCACCTGGGTTTCTTCAGGGTTCCCGAGAGCAGCTGGCTATTGCGGAGTTTGCCCGGTCTCTCCTCGTCATCCCCAAGACGCTGGCTGTGAACGCAGCACAGGACTCCACTGATCTAGTGGCCAAGCTTCGGGCCTTCCACAATGAGGCTCAGGTTAATCCTGAACGCAAGAACCTCAAGTGGTGAGTCTTTCCTTAATGCACCAGTCATTAAACTGTAATATGCTTACAAATTGCCCTAGGTATTCCCGTTTAGTGAAGTGGCACTATAGATTTTATAGATTTTCTGAAGGTGGAGTTGATGCTCACTTTTTTTAGTCTTGCTCCCtctatcaaataaataaataaataaacacaattagtTGCAGCCAGAACATCAACCACCTTTTGCTGCAGAGATGCAGGATTTTGTAGGATTGTACAAATTTGATACAAAACTTCTGGGATCAACTTGGCAGTCATTTTCTTAAGTTAACTTTTGTCTCTGGTGCCATGAACGTATTGTGTTGTGtagaacatacagtatttaaatacttgttttgtcttgtagGATCGGTCTGGACCTGGTGAACGGCAAGCCTAGAGACAACCGTCAGGCTGGCGTGTACGAGCCCACCATGGTTAAAACAAAGAGCCTCAAGTTTGCCACAGAGGCTGCCATCACCATCCTCCGTATCGACGACCTCATCAAACTGTTCCCTGAGCCGAAGGAGGGCGGGCAGTCGTACCAGGATGCCGTGCAATCGGGATCTCTGCAGGGTTAAAAGGCTGTGATTGGTCCAGATAGGTTAATCGTCTGTATTTATACATAAGAGCTCTTCATGGCTGTTGCTCTAGTGTAGGCCGTGCACTTTGCCTGGTTACTGTTCTCCCACTCCCTCGGGGCTCTCGCTTCCAGAGGAACTGTAAGTGATATGTTTTTTTGGACACTTAATAAAGCTCCAATGGTTGTAAATGGCCGTTGATTTGTTAATTCAGATTGCCTAACTGTGGTTATTGTGCTGGCTTTGAGAAATGAGTTTCAAAGACGTTTTTGACTGTATGGCTTATGATTCTTTATTGATATGTAGAACAGCTAGAttacaggaaacattttcaaacatcagGCTATGTACAGGAAGCACGAGGTTAGAGAAGGCTAGCGGGCTTAACCTTATGGCACTTTGCTGTGTTTCAAGGCTGCTGTCTGCACAATTGATTTGAGAAAGTGGAATGTTGATTAGTATCCATTTGTACCTTAATCTATTGAATTATCAAATAAATTACACCATAACTTAATGCTCTACAGAAAGGTAGCATGTTTTCCAAAGCCTGTCCATACTGGGCACTAATAAAGCCTTGTCATTGCAATTTTagtgtttcactttttttcagttacacaaaaaaaacgacCAATCTTTGATTGCTTGCTAACAACTACTGACTGCAGTATGGTGCCTATTTAGCACATTGTTATGTTTAAGATGTCAGCATACAATAGATTTATATAATGTAGACCTTAAATCCTCTAACATTAAAACTACACAACTAGAACCTGAGGAAGGGTAAATTTAAGTGAAGTTCACAGTGAAAATGGCATACTATTGTTGGACAAGAGGCAACAATCACAACACACATTCTCACTTTTGCGTACAGTGATCGGAACCATTTTATCATGCCCTGCAGTGTAAACAATGAGTTTCAGTATCCCTTATCCATTAAAGAGGAGATCTAGTGCAAAGCAGCATTAGGTTTTCATCTCAAACCCTCTCCACACACATGGCGATGCCCATTCCTCCTCCAATACAGAGAGATACCACACCCTTGTGGCCTCCAGTCCTCTGAAGCGCGTGCAACAAGGTCACCAGCACTCTGCAGCCAGACATACCAATGGGATGGCCCAGAGAAATAGCACCACCACTCACATTcacctgaggagaggaggacataAAGGATAAAATAACAGTGTTaacatgctgtatatattttatgtgAATCTATGAATGAACTTGACACAGGATGGAAAACTGAACATGTAAACCTGCTAAATGACTGCTGGCATCAACGTTAACCTAGTCTGTACCTTGTCTGCATTCAGGCCAAGCTCTTTAACCACAGCGATAGATTGGGCAGCAAATGCTTCATTGATCTCAAATAAGTCGACCTGGTCCAGCTGCCAGCCTGCTTTCTCAACCTATCAAAGAAGAACAAGACAATAAGCACAGAGAAGCATTTTCTCAGTTGTTACATTTAGATGCTTCTGATTTCTCACCGCTTTCCTGATGGCTGGTATTGGTCCAGTTCCCATGATAGACGGGTCAAGGCCAGCTTGAGCCCACGATACAATTCTGGCCATGGGTTTTACGCCACGCTTCACAGCCTCTGACTGGCTCATTAGGACAGTTGCTGCTGCTCCATCATTAATACCtagagttaaaaaaacaaaacagatgtatACAAAAAGCAAGCACTAAAAGGTACTAGTAGTGGCTGACATCCGTTTGGTGTCTGTGGCATCGTCTCTATTTGTCAAAAAATGATGGAGCACCAACTCCAACCTGAGGCATTTCCAGCGGTGACGGTGCCACTGCTGCCCTTGATGAAGCAGGGTTTGAGTTTGGTCATGCTCTCCATGTTGCTGCCGTGGCGAGGAAACTCATCCACCTTCACCTCCACCGGACCTGATGATGACAGACAAATGTTACGATGCATGCGCACCAAGGTCAGATGAGACGACTTCTCTGAAATAGAAGGATAAATAAGACAATAAATCACTGGACAACTCCTTGCCTTTTCTGGATGACACCGTGACTGGGACAATCTCTTGATCAAAGTGTCCTGCTTTCTGTGCAGCCTCGGTTTTGTTCTGGGACTGTACAGCAAACAGGTCCTGCTCCTCTCGACTGACTTTCCACTGCGTCGCCACATTCTCGGCtgataaaatatgtataaaagatgtaatcaataaataaatactcattTACATGTGTGTCAATCAGGCGTGTGCCTATGTATGTTCTATTCATGCACACCTGTGATGCCCATATGGTAGCTATGGAAGGCATCAGTAAGGCCGTCTGCCACCATGGAGTCCTGCAGGGAGGCGTCGCCCATCTTCACACCTGCTCTCATTTGCAGTGTGTGAGGAGCCTTTAGTTGAACcaggaaacaaacatttaagaCGTCTTATCCTCGAGGCAATATCACTCTTTTCATCCTTTGACTGCTGGAAAACATTGGGGTTATGCAAGAACATAATGATGCAAGAGAGGATGAAACTAAATCTTAAATGTTGTATGAACACAGCCAAATTTTAGTTAAGTAAAAAAGTCTATTATTTCTTAAAGAGGATACTTATATTCCTCTCTGACACTCCTTGTGTCATAACCTACCCTGCTCATACTCTCCATGCCCCCTGCCACCACCACAGTGGACTCTCCAGTCTGGATGGACTGAGCTCCCAGACACACAGCCTTCAGCCCAGAGCCGCACACCATCTGGCAGCTCCAGGACGGGACCGGGTAGGGGATACCTGCCCCAACACTGGCCTGACGTGCCGGGTTCTGCCCGTGACCTTAAGGACGAAAGGGTAAAATATACCACCAATGAGACAAAGTCAAATCAGACTGATATTGCCCAACAACTGTTAACATGACACATGAAGATGGAACCTCTGCCACACTCTGTAATTTCCTGAGCTTTCACCTGCTGTTAGCACGTGTCCCATGATAACCTCAGAGACCTCTTCTGGCTTCACCCCAGCCCGCTTCAGGACGTCCTTAATCACCACTGAACACAGGTCATGCAGAGGCACCGTGGACAGAGCACCGTTCAAGGACCCTATGTATAAATGGGGATATATTGTAGCACATAATCAGGGACATAGTGAGGGTCAACCCACTGGAACACCGTTTATCCAccatttgtgtttgtggctcCTAACCTTTGAAACCATCTCTGTGATCTGTGGACACCATTAAGATTAGCTTGCCTTTTGGctccatttcatttattttaacttttgttaTGAAGCACTTTGGACCTCTGACATAAACAGGTGCTACACAAATAAGCATTACTTACTATAAAGTTGCTATTTTCCTGAACACACAGTGGCCTTGCTGCCAAATTAAATGTCTCACGTGTATCACATCTTGGAGAGGAAACACGCCCAACCTGCTCTTGGCATAGTGAGTAACCAATGATAGCAAGCTTGTGCTCCGTGGCACTATGACCAGCCAGCCAATCACTGGTCACAGGATACTCCGAACACATGCGCGAACCAATCAGAGCGCTGCAAGACTCGGCGTATTTAATTGTATGACATCAACCACTTTGCCAAATTAAATAAGACAAATGACAATACAGCAGCTCGTGATACTATAAGTATACACAGAGAAACACGATAGCTACAGTAGTAATTGATTTCCAGTTAAGTACAGCTAACAGTTAAGTTGACCACAGCGACAACGAGAAACAATGTTAGCAACATTGAAGTAACGTTAACAATGTTAGCGCTGCAAACGGTTTCAAATGAATGTGTATGCTTCTAGGGAGATATTAAACCTTACCAATTGGTGTCCGAGCAGCAGAGACGATGACAACAGGCTCGGTGTTCATTTTGATAGATGGCTGGTTGGAGTTGCAGTCCTTGCTTCAAAGTGTTGTTCCTGTCTATCCACTCCGCTCTGCAGTGTGCTGCCCTGTTGATACTGCCTGCCTGTCAGGTCTGCACTGAATAGGATGTGTGCGAGAGTAACTGATACTGCACCACAGCGACACCGTGTGTTTTGGAGGAGGAGTGTTCATTTTTTACTCTCACAAACTTCTGACTTTCACTAACTTAAATTTGAATTAAGGTAAAGGTTCACAGCCACACATTTAGTCCAGACTAACACTATATATTGTTCATTTCATATATATTCTGCATCTACTAAGCCACTTTGATCTGGATGATCAAGAACTGCACTGTTGCACATACATTTATGCACTTTTAGGCACTTCATACAGCTTTCTAGTTTTTATTCATCTGTACATATATGCATGCTTTCTACCTCTTCAGTCATCTTCATGTGTTAGTGTAATGCTTAATTTCCCTCCTGGTATTAACAAAGTTTAATTTTACTGCACGTCACCCAAATTATGTTCATCAAAATCcattatttttaatacattcatCCTCTCTTTATAgtgactttaaaatgaaaaatgtgcatacttttattttgttaaaacacACTCAAGGAGCTGTCTTTCAGACCCAGTGGGGTAGACTACATGAggcttttaaaatattaatgCTTCAGCTGAGCCAATAGGTCATATAAATAAGTTTCCATACTACTGTATTGATGGTAATAATGGGTTTCACTCTGTAGTATTAAAAATCTTTATTGGTATTTGGTCAGTACATGAAAAGGACTGAAGTCAGAATAATTTGAACATCGCATATAAACTACTAACAATTGAACAGAATCTTCTGAACAGAATTTTTTGtcaatgaaaaattaaaattgcattaaaaaaaaagaaaaaacacaggccAACATCTAAAAATGACCTTCTTGAATCTTGAATATTGCGAAGCTACTGTAATTCAGTGATTTTACTGACTTTTGACGATGAGTTACAACACCAGATGGCTGATTTCAGTGTCAAgagctcaaacaaaaacagcatagACGTGctcaaataaacagcagaatgaAACGTACTAGTTTTAAATCATACATCCACTCAATTCAAATCTAACATTAACCCATACCTGTTATATCCCTGTTTAGCAACACAAATGTGACAGAGGCATCACGATAGGCAAGGGCGgggtgaaaacaaaatgtcttggACAGCAGTGCTGTGTTACAGACTATGCATTTGTTGCCTtgtttgtatattgtataaaaaaagaaagaaaaagacagtaCATGTCAAAGTACATTACAAAACCGCACTGTCACTCGTGCTGGAGTCTAGGCCGTTCTGAGTGTGCCGTGACCCTGCAGTCCTGGTGCCCTTGGTCACCAGGGCAGCCTTGTCCTCGTGGGGGTCGGTGGTGGAGTCCGTGTCATTCGAGTGCTGAGTCAATGATGTCTCGCTGCCCGTCGGAGAGTCCACGCTCTCGTACCCTGCACTCAGCTGGCTCCCGAAACCCACAGGTCCTCCTGCTCTCCCAGCAGCAGTCTGACTCCCTGACGCCTCCTCAGAGTGGTTGGACAGTTTGGTTTCAGCTTCACCGGGGCTGGAGACCATGGGGGACATGGGAAAgtcttcctctgtgctgctgaccTCCCGGTACAGGCTAGGTGTAGTGGTCTCGCTCCTCTGGGATGAGTTGCCATTGCTTGGTCCATTGGAGATCCTCCCGTAGTCTTTGCCCATTGGTTCAGAGGGTGCGCTGGTCTGCTCAGGCTGGGTGGACGGTTCAGCGGACGAGCTGGAAGCAGTGGGTGAAGTCCTGCTGGGTCCTGCTCCGGGCAATGCCCCCTGAGTTTGAGTTAGCTGCTGACGAGACTCCttcaactgctgctgcaggacgaGGATGGTGCTTTGcatcccctccacctcctcatctaGCTGGATAATAAAGTCATTCAGCTCTGGAAGAGACGGAGATCAGGAATAGACAAAGAACAAAGTCAAGTCTAAAATCTAATCAACAGTAGTTTAAAGATGTACATTTGACTGGCAGTCAAACTTGGTAAAGTAAAAATAGCAGGCTCATGTTCTCACCGTCCTGACTGGTCTTGAGCTCCTCACTGTACTTCTTCTGCAGGGCCAACTCAGCCTCCAGCTGGGCGATGCGTCCCTGGGACAGCTGCCTACCCAACTCCTGGTTTTCCTGAATCAGCATTCGACACTTGGCCATCAGTTTCTTCCCCGTTTGGCTGTAAGGGAAACAAGTCTCACATCACACAGTGAACCAGGAGGCAAACACAACTGGCAAAGAGACGCCACTGATCCAACTGCCTGATCCACAAGCTAAGGGTCAACAGAAACTCTCCGACCTTGCCTTCCCTAAATGACTCTCCAGTCACAACAGCATTTTCATCATATCCATTAGATTCTAATGCAATATAAAATTATCATCAGGAACCCACTGACACAAATCTGTTCTgtgcaaataaatgtaaatgacttAAAAGTACaaactcacattttttttaaaatctctaactaaattaaaagttaaattatgAGTACGtgttaaaaatctaaaaaaggTCCACACTGTGGCTGAAACCTAAAACAAGCTACCTTGACCCACATTTCTATGGAACTAATGCAACCATTCTTACACTGTAACTTAATGTTGCATATTGAAGACGAGTGAGCACTTAATAGTAGCTAGTCTGCCCCTACCAAATCCTCGCATGTACTCGCTACATCACAGAGTGTGAAGAAATAGCAGAATAAAAAATGTGACAGTTATAGAATGACACGCTACAATATAAATGTCAACCCTTAACTATGAGTAGCAAACAAGGGAATGTGCACTGCAGAACCAGGCACTGGTGTCGTGTAGTCATCACTGTAAATATACAGGAGCATGTGTTTCAACAGTAAAATCAAATAGTTCAAGGAGCTGTTTTCTCAACTTCACAACAGGTTAAGGAATACTCCATCAGTCCAGCACAcctgttatttttacattagcAGTTAATGTGGTTATGCTTTACAAAATCCCTAATCAAGAAGCCAAATTTGCAAACAATTGAAAGGCACACACGTtatttaaaaccataaaaaactGCCATCTATATAGTCTATAAATGCCTATGGAAGTCATCTATGAAATATTAACAGTAATGGCAAATAACTCAGCAACTGTACCCTATAAAAGCAGCAGTCATTTACGTGGTAACAACTCAGAAAACCATGTATGTTCTTACTTTTTGGCATCAAAAAAAATTAAGCACTGAACATTATATAGTTAATTGGATTTACTGCACCTCTTCTCAGTAGTAAGTAGTTATCATAACCATTCATTTCTCTGAAGGACTGGGAGGACATATGCTTTTAGCTCTCAAAAGGCTGCGTACACACTGCCAGCTCAAATCTCACTGTCTCACTTAAGTGTGAGAGACCAGagtatgaaatattatttttaaagacAGGAAAGGACATAACAGATTCCACGTGTGTTTCATTCTGAAAAC
The DNA window shown above is from Enoplosus armatus isolate fEnoArm2 chromosome 19, fEnoArm2.hap1, whole genome shotgun sequence and carries:
- the acat2 gene encoding acetyl-CoA acetyltransferase, cytosolic, which translates into the protein MNTEPVVIVSAARTPIGSLNGALSTVPLHDLCSVVIKDVLKRAGVKPEEVSEVIMGHVLTAGHGQNPARQASVGAGIPYPVPSWSCQMVCGSGLKAVCLGAQSIQTGESTVVVAGGMESMSRAPHTLQMRAGVKMGDASLQDSMVADGLTDAFHSYHMGITAENVATQWKVSREEQDLFAVQSQNKTEAAQKAGHFDQEIVPVTVSSRKGPVEVKVDEFPRHGSNMESMTKLKPCFIKGSSGTVTAGNASGINDGAAATVLMSQSEAVKRGVKPMARIVSWAQAGLDPSIMGTGPIPAIRKAVEKAGWQLDQVDLFEINEAFAAQSIAVVKELGLNADKVNVSGGAISLGHPIGMSGCRVLVTLLHALQRTGGHKGVVSLCIGGGMGIAMCVERV
- the wtap gene encoding pre-mRNA-splicing regulator WTAP translates to MTNEEPLPKKVRLSESDMKTLTREELCTRWKQHEAYVQVLEAKYTELCSNDVTGLKESEEKLKQQQQESARRENILVMRLATKEQEMQECTTQIQYLKQVQQPSAAQLRSSMVDPAINLFFLKMKAELEQTKDKLEQAQNELSAWKFTPDSQTGKKLMAKCRMLIQENQELGRQLSQGRIAQLEAELALQKKYSEELKTSQDELNDFIIQLDEEVEGMQSTILVLQQQLKESRQQLTQTQGALPGAGPSRTSPTASSSSAEPSTQPEQTSAPSEPMGKDYGRISNGPSNGNSSQRSETTTPSLYREVSSTEEDFPMSPMVSSPGEAETKLSNHSEEASGSQTAAGRAGGPVGFGSQLSAGYESVDSPTGSETSLTQHSNDTDSTTDPHEDKAALVTKGTRTAGSRHTQNGLDSSTSDSAVL